The following are encoded in a window of Haloarcula halophila genomic DNA:
- a CDS encoding hydrogenase maturation protease codes for MTGVAVGVGNPTMGDDGLGRAVVRALAERRPGLDATFAGTTAMLALEAMDGRPRGVVVDAVDADCPPGTVVRTRLEDGEAPTEVAMHDFTFAEAVRTCSGVYDLPPRVVVVGVVPATVEPTVGLSPTVAPVVPDAAAVAAAELTDNRHDGTDRFMDATWYCVDCEAEIDADAVDDHELDGHSVRGRLRPERLLSQDPWQGEASADGGEP; via the coding sequence ATGACCGGCGTCGCAGTCGGCGTCGGCAACCCCACGATGGGCGACGACGGCCTCGGTCGGGCGGTCGTCCGTGCCCTGGCCGAACGCCGGCCCGGGCTCGACGCCACCTTCGCCGGGACGACGGCGATGCTCGCTCTGGAGGCGATGGACGGCCGTCCCCGCGGGGTCGTCGTCGACGCCGTCGACGCGGACTGTCCCCCGGGAACGGTCGTCCGGACGCGGCTCGAGGACGGGGAGGCGCCGACGGAGGTGGCGATGCACGACTTCACCTTCGCCGAGGCGGTCCGGACCTGCAGTGGTGTCTACGACCTCCCGCCGAGGGTGGTCGTCGTCGGGGTGGTCCCGGCCACCGTCGAGCCGACCGTCGGCCTGAGTCCGACGGTCGCGCCGGTCGTCCCGGACGCCGCCGCCGTCGCCGCCGCCGAACTCACCGACAACCGACACGACGGAACGGACCGATTCATGGACGCGACCTGGTACTGTGTCGACTGCGAGGCGGAGATCGACGCCGACGCGGTCGACGATCACGAACTCGACGGGCACAGCGTCAGAGGGCGGCTCAGACCCGAGCGGCTCCTCTCGCAGGACCCCTGGCAGGGGGAAGCGTCGGCCGACGGGGGTGAGCCCTGA
- a CDS encoding HypC/HybG/HupF family hydrogenase formation chaperone: MCLGVPGEVVELDPPEARVDFGGAQKWIRVEIVGDDVCVGDHVLTHAGFAIRKIPEEQVERTVELYESAIDGAAPGGSSGSAGQPAGGEEP, translated from the coding sequence ATGTGTCTGGGCGTCCCCGGCGAGGTCGTCGAACTCGACCCGCCCGAGGCCCGCGTCGACTTCGGCGGCGCACAGAAGTGGATCAGGGTCGAGATCGTCGGCGACGACGTCTGCGTCGGCGACCACGTACTCACCCACGCCGGCTTCGCCATCCGGAAGATCCCCGAGGAACAGGTCGAACGGACCGTCGAACTCTACGAGAGTGCCATCGACGGCGCGGCTCCGGGCGGGTCCTCCGGGTCCGCCGGCCAACCAGCCGGAGGTGAGGAGCCGTGA
- the hypE gene encoding hydrogenase expression/formation protein HypE, whose translation MSGDADPQSTASRPDDQTGPETLTTAHGAGTAEMRDLLTETVVPRLALAGGTDGLGLTALDDGAVLPTDGDSLVVTTDSHVVDPPEFPGGDIGTLAVAGTVNDLAAMGVTEPLALTCGLVVEAGTPEPLIERVLDSMGRLAETVGTRIVTGDTKVVPAGDVDGVVVNTAGVGFVPPGAHLPTAGLSPGDRLLVTGPVGDHGVALLAEREGFEFATDIESDVAPVDDLVAAAREAGQVTAATDPTRGGLATALIELATASEVGIDLDGRAVPVADPTESAADVLGLDPLRVACEGRLVLGVAPEDAAAVRDAVRARSAGDEAALIGRAVDDHTGRVVVDTGIGERYLTEASGEQLPRIC comes from the coding sequence ATGAGCGGCGACGCCGATCCGCAGTCGACCGCCAGTCGGCCGGACGACCAGACGGGACCGGAGACACTGACGACCGCCCACGGCGCCGGGACCGCGGAGATGCGGGACCTGTTGACGGAGACCGTCGTGCCGCGGCTCGCACTGGCCGGGGGAACGGACGGGCTCGGGCTGACTGCGCTGGACGACGGTGCGGTCCTCCCGACCGACGGTGACTCGCTGGTCGTGACGACCGACAGCCACGTCGTCGATCCACCGGAGTTCCCCGGCGGCGACATCGGCACGCTCGCGGTCGCCGGCACGGTCAACGACCTCGCTGCGATGGGCGTGACCGAGCCGCTCGCGCTGACCTGTGGCCTCGTCGTCGAGGCGGGGACGCCCGAACCCCTGATCGAACGGGTCCTCGACTCGATGGGGAGGCTCGCGGAGACGGTCGGGACGCGGATCGTCACCGGTGACACGAAGGTCGTGCCCGCCGGCGACGTGGACGGCGTCGTGGTCAACACCGCCGGCGTCGGGTTCGTTCCCCCGGGCGCACACCTGCCGACGGCCGGCCTCTCGCCGGGCGACAGACTGCTCGTGACCGGCCCCGTCGGCGACCACGGCGTCGCACTGCTGGCCGAGCGTGAGGGGTTCGAGTTCGCCACCGACATCGAGAGCGACGTGGCCCCTGTCGACGACCTCGTCGCTGCCGCCCGCGAGGCCGGGCAGGTCACCGCGGCGACGGACCCGACGCGTGGCGGACTGGCGACCGCGCTGATCGAACTCGCGACCGCCAGCGAGGTCGGCATCGACCTCGACGGCCGGGCGGTCCCGGTGGCCGATCCGACCGAGAGCGCCGCCGACGTGCTGGGACTGGACCCCCTCCGGGTCGCCTGTGAGGGGCGACTAGTACTCGGAGTCGCGCCCGAGGACGCGGCCGCCGTCAGGGACGCGGTGCGGGCCCGTTCCGCTGGCGACGAAGCGGCGCTGATCGGCCGGGCGGTCGACGACCACACCGGTCGGGTCGTCGTCGACACCGGCATCGGGGAGCGGTACCTCACGGAGGCCAGCGGCGAACAACTCCCGCGGATCTGTTGA
- the twy1 gene encoding 4-demethylwyosine synthase TYW1 translates to MSDADGGPKQVSDPAYHSENHTAAQTCGWTKNALRGEGKCYKYIFYGIESHRCIQMTPVVKCNERCVFCWRDHAGHAYELGDVEWDDPAAVAEASIDLQRKLLSGFGGNDEVPREVFEQAMEPRHVAISLDGEPTLYPYLDELIEEFHARDITTFLVSNGTDPEMLARCDPTQLYVSVDAPDRKTFDSTVKAVEDDAWDSLIETLDVLAEKDDTRTVIRTTLVKGHNTHHPEWYAAMCDRADADFVELKAYMHVGHSRGRLDRDSMPEHGEVLEFTEQVGEYLPHDVIKEVEESRVAMLARDQETWVPKLEKGSEFWEGDALVEY, encoded by the coding sequence ATGAGCGACGCAGACGGCGGTCCGAAGCAGGTCTCGGACCCCGCCTACCACAGCGAGAACCACACGGCGGCCCAGACCTGCGGCTGGACGAAGAACGCCCTGCGGGGCGAGGGGAAGTGTTACAAGTACATCTTCTACGGCATCGAGTCCCACCGCTGTATCCAGATGACGCCCGTGGTGAAGTGTAACGAACGCTGCGTGTTCTGCTGGCGGGACCACGCCGGCCACGCCTACGAACTGGGCGACGTGGAGTGGGACGATCCGGCAGCCGTCGCCGAGGCCTCCATCGACCTCCAGCGCAAGCTACTCTCGGGTTTTGGCGGCAACGACGAGGTACCCCGTGAGGTGTTCGAGCAGGCGATGGAGCCACGCCACGTCGCTATCTCGCTGGACGGCGAGCCGACGCTGTACCCGTATCTGGACGAACTCATCGAGGAGTTCCACGCCCGGGATATCACCACGTTTCTCGTCTCGAACGGGACCGACCCGGAGATGCTCGCCCGGTGTGACCCAACGCAGTTGTACGTCTCCGTCGACGCCCCGGACCGCAAGACCTTCGACTCGACGGTCAAGGCCGTCGAGGACGACGCCTGGGACTCGCTGATCGAGACGCTGGACGTACTGGCCGAGAAAGACGACACCCGGACGGTCATCCGGACGACGCTCGTCAAGGGGCACAACACCCACCATCCCGAGTGGTACGCGGCGATGTGTGACCGGGCCGACGCCGACTTCGTCGAACTGAAAGCCTACATGCACGTCGGCCACTCCCGGGGCCGGCTGGACCGGGATTCGATGCCCGAACACGGCGAGGTACTGGAGTTCACCGAACAGGTCGGCGAGTATCTCCCCCACGACGTGATCAAGGAGGTCGAGGAGTCCCGCGTGGCGATGCTCGCCCGCGACCAGGAGACCTGGGTCCCGAAACTGGAGAAAGGCAGCGAGTTCTGGGAAGGGGACGCGCTGGTGGAGTACTGA
- a CDS encoding nickel-dependent hydrogenase large subunit, protein MPEIEIDPTTRIEGHHSTTLTVEDGTVTRVESEMNMFRGIENIVLDRQPSDVPQVTQMVCGVCFTCHRQASLLAIEDAARRAGVFDEVPEQGRLLRDIMEGMFLLWNHTIHLFALAGPDYSDAVADSGFDRLDPVEGAGYERALEQQRALLQAFSEFGGRAPHPLTYAPGGVTADPDDATVETVRETVEAVSDWLGPAEELRPALTAARDRGPVPDHAEGLYDMCSILVGAAEAGADDFGVGPGRFYANGLFYGTGDESLVLSPGVYRDGELHRPTREELIAGITEDVSHAWYSDDSGGSPADAPPPAPQPEKDGAYSWGKAPRYEGQSMETGPLARLIAAERDPGSLRAEMGGDPRKSSTFNRLAARLQEVLLVREHLLEWLDVLDTSAPTTADWTDDFSGRGVGFWGASRGALSHWVEIEDGRVTGYQIVTPTTWNLGPRDADGEPSVFETAAEGITVDDVADPIDVMRTVRSFDPCLGCGVHVHGPEETFETEIEPHAPGGSR, encoded by the coding sequence ATGCCAGAGATCGAGATCGACCCCACGACGCGCATCGAAGGCCACCACAGCACGACCCTGACCGTCGAGGACGGAACCGTCACCCGGGTCGAGAGCGAGATGAACATGTTCCGAGGCATCGAGAACATCGTCCTCGACCGTCAGCCGTCCGACGTTCCGCAGGTGACACAGATGGTCTGTGGCGTCTGTTTCACCTGCCACCGCCAGGCGTCCCTGCTGGCGATCGAGGACGCGGCCCGCCGGGCCGGCGTCTTCGACGAGGTCCCCGAACAGGGCCGCCTGCTCCGGGACATCATGGAAGGGATGTTCCTGCTGTGGAACCACACCATCCACCTGTTCGCGCTTGCCGGGCCGGACTACAGCGACGCCGTCGCCGACAGCGGCTTCGACCGGCTCGACCCGGTCGAAGGAGCGGGCTACGAGCGGGCCCTGGAACAACAGCGCGCGCTATTGCAGGCGTTCTCGGAGTTCGGCGGCCGGGCCCCTCACCCGCTGACGTACGCACCCGGCGGCGTCACCGCCGATCCGGACGACGCGACCGTCGAGACAGTCCGGGAGACCGTCGAGGCAGTCAGCGACTGGCTCGGCCCGGCGGAGGAACTCCGGCCGGCACTGACGGCGGCCCGTGACCGCGGCCCGGTGCCCGACCACGCCGAAGGGTTGTACGACATGTGTTCGATCCTCGTCGGGGCGGCCGAGGCCGGCGCCGACGACTTCGGCGTCGGCCCCGGCCGGTTCTACGCAAACGGGCTGTTCTACGGCACTGGCGACGAGTCCCTCGTCCTCTCCCCCGGCGTCTACCGGGACGGGGAGCTTCACCGTCCCACCCGCGAGGAGCTGATCGCGGGGATCACCGAGGACGTCTCTCACGCGTGGTACAGCGACGACTCCGGCGGCAGCCCGGCCGACGCGCCGCCGCCGGCCCCCCAACCCGAGAAAGACGGCGCGTACTCCTGGGGGAAGGCCCCGCGATACGAGGGGCAGTCGATGGAGACCGGGCCGCTGGCCCGGCTGATTGCCGCCGAGCGGGACCCCGGTTCGCTCCGGGCGGAGATGGGCGGGGACCCGCGGAAATCGAGCACGTTCAACCGTCTGGCGGCCCGGCTCCAGGAGGTGTTGCTGGTCCGGGAACACCTGCTCGAGTGGCTCGACGTGCTCGACACCTCGGCACCGACGACCGCCGACTGGACCGACGACTTCTCCGGGCGCGGGGTCGGCTTCTGGGGGGCCTCGCGCGGGGCCCTCTCTCACTGGGTCGAGATCGAGGACGGCCGGGTCACGGGCTACCAGATCGTCACGCCGACGACCTGGAATCTCGGGCCCCGAGACGCCGACGGGGAACCGAGCGTCTTCGAGACGGCCGCAGAAGGGATCACCGTCGACGACGTCGCCGACCCGATCGACGTGATGCGGACCGTGAGGTCGTTCGACCCCTGTCTGGGCTGTGGCGTCCACGTCCACGGCCCAGAGGAGACTTTCGAGACCGAGATCGAACCACACGCACCCGGGGGGAGCCGATGA
- the hypB gene encoding hydrogenase nickel incorporation protein HypB translates to MNDRHTTSIAQRLDRLLARGVGPVHAHRFGHDGVSDGDAGAPMGDVLEAVRDRAREVHQRLSHDNDVFAVELMGATGSGKTALVQRVVERLPASERTAVVAGDVAGADDAERYRESGVPAVDVTTGKDCHLDPERVETALADLPVAELDTLFVENVGNMVCPADFPLGTHCRVVVVSVTEGEDVVRKHPLLFQAADLAVINKVDIADAVGTDVDRMVADLAEVAPSIPVVRTSARTRAGIERLVGELDAHRTDSHAHEHEH, encoded by the coding sequence ATGAACGACCGACACACCACTTCGATCGCACAGCGTCTCGACCGACTGCTTGCCCGTGGCGTGGGACCGGTCCACGCCCACCGGTTCGGACACGACGGCGTGAGCGACGGCGACGCCGGAGCTCCGATGGGCGACGTCCTCGAGGCCGTCCGTGACCGGGCGCGCGAGGTCCACCAGCGGCTGTCACACGACAACGACGTGTTCGCCGTCGAACTCATGGGCGCGACCGGTAGCGGCAAGACGGCCCTCGTCCAGCGGGTGGTCGAACGGCTCCCGGCGAGCGAGCGGACGGCGGTCGTCGCCGGCGACGTAGCGGGCGCGGACGACGCCGAACGGTACCGGGAGAGCGGGGTCCCGGCGGTCGACGTGACCACGGGCAAGGACTGCCACCTCGACCCAGAGCGGGTCGAGACGGCGCTGGCCGACCTTCCGGTGGCGGAACTGGACACGCTGTTCGTCGAGAACGTCGGGAACATGGTGTGTCCGGCCGATTTCCCGCTCGGGACGCACTGCCGAGTCGTCGTCGTCAGCGTCACCGAGGGCGAGGACGTCGTCCGGAAACACCCGCTGCTGTTCCAGGCGGCCGACCTGGCGGTGATCAACAAGGTGGACATCGCCGACGCCGTCGGGACCGACGTCGACCGGATGGTCGCCGACCTGGCCGAGGTCGCACCCTCGATCCCGGTCGTCCGGACCAGCGCTCGGACCAGGGCCGGGATCGAGCGCCTCGTCGGCGAACTCGACGCTCACCGCACCGACAGCCATGCCCACGAACACGAACACTGA
- the hypD gene encoding hydrogenase formation protein HypD, with amino-acid sequence MTDAVEEGIEALSFRDPDRAGALRERLADLVETVDTPVRVVHVCGSHEEAIAEYGLRAVLPDGLTVAMGPGCPVCVTDSAEVDEAVALARSGAVVATYGDMLRVPGSDGSLADARDEGADVRVVYSAAEAADIARETDDEVVFFGVGFETTAAPTASVLREGVPSNFSVLSAHKYVPPAMELVADHPDTRVDGFLAAGHAATITGTEVYERVAADYDLPVVVGGFEPVDVLYGLVELLEQLADGTATVENAYPRCVSRAGNEAAQEALWTVFERVPGQWRGIAEVPDATLQLRAEYAAHDARERFDIDAGDGDDRATDCICGEIMAGRAEPADCPLLGEACTLADPVGACMVSDEGPCRIDQEYGEVRGR; translated from the coding sequence GTGACCGACGCCGTCGAGGAGGGGATCGAGGCCCTCTCCTTCCGGGACCCCGACCGGGCCGGTGCGCTCCGGGAACGGCTCGCCGACCTCGTCGAGACGGTCGACACGCCCGTCCGGGTCGTTCACGTCTGTGGGAGCCACGAGGAGGCGATCGCCGAGTACGGCCTCCGGGCCGTCCTGCCCGACGGGCTGACGGTGGCGATGGGACCGGGCTGTCCGGTCTGTGTCACCGACAGCGCCGAGGTCGACGAGGCGGTCGCGCTGGCCCGCTCCGGCGCGGTGGTCGCCACCTACGGCGACATGCTCCGTGTCCCGGGCAGCGACGGGAGCCTCGCCGACGCCCGCGACGAGGGCGCCGACGTCCGGGTCGTCTACAGCGCGGCCGAGGCGGCCGACATCGCCCGGGAAACCGACGACGAGGTCGTTTTCTTCGGTGTCGGCTTCGAGACGACGGCCGCGCCCACCGCGAGCGTCCTCCGCGAGGGCGTCCCGTCGAACTTCTCGGTCCTGTCGGCCCACAAGTATGTCCCGCCCGCGATGGAGTTGGTCGCGGACCACCCGGACACCCGCGTCGACGGGTTCCTTGCGGCCGGTCACGCGGCGACGATCACCGGCACCGAGGTGTACGAGCGTGTCGCCGCCGACTACGACCTCCCCGTCGTCGTCGGGGGATTCGAACCCGTCGACGTCCTCTACGGGCTGGTCGAACTGCTCGAACAGCTGGCCGACGGGACGGCGACCGTCGAGAACGCGTACCCCCGGTGTGTCAGCCGAGCAGGCAACGAGGCCGCCCAGGAGGCTCTCTGGACGGTGTTCGAGCGGGTCCCCGGCCAGTGGCGCGGGATCGCGGAGGTCCCCGACGCCACGCTACAGCTCCGGGCGGAGTACGCGGCCCACGACGCTCGCGAGCGGTTCGACATCGACGCCGGAGACGGCGACGACCGGGCGACAGACTGCATCTGCGGCGAGATCATGGCCGGGCGGGCAGAGCCGGCGGACTGCCCCCTGCTTGGCGAGGCCTGTACGCTGGCCGACCCGGTCGGGGCCTGTATGGTCAGCGACGAGGGACCCTGTCGCATCGACCAGGAGTACGGGGAGGTGCGCGGACGATGA
- a CDS encoding hydrogenase maturation nickel metallochaperone HypA, with product MHELSIAQRLVDRAVAAAAERGADRVRAMTVALGTATHLHAPQVRFCIEAVAEDTAAAGATVAFEHVEPAGECDCGWSGRLPSLTETVPAAPSRRCPACGDPVTLTAGRECRLETIEVPER from the coding sequence ATGCACGAACTCAGCATCGCCCAGCGGCTCGTCGACCGGGCCGTCGCCGCCGCCGCCGAACGGGGGGCCGACCGGGTCCGGGCGATGACCGTCGCGCTGGGGACGGCGACACACCTCCACGCGCCCCAGGTCAGGTTCTGTATCGAGGCCGTCGCCGAGGACACCGCCGCGGCCGGCGCGACCGTCGCGTTCGAACACGTCGAACCCGCCGGCGAGTGTGACTGCGGATGGAGCGGTCGACTCCCCTCGCTCACAGAAACCGTGCCGGCGGCCCCGTCCCGGCGCTGTCCCGCGTGCGGCGATCCGGTCACGCTGACCGCGGGCCGGGAGTGTCGTCTCGAAACGATCGAGGTTCCCGAACGATGA
- the hypF gene encoding carbamoyltransferase HypF encodes MPTNTNTDADCPAEPGRSSEEPTAVHLTVTGTVQGVGFRPFVARTAAEYGLSGTVRNTDAGVRIRFEGDEQAVEAAVDAVRTDPPRLARIEEVTVESVPLRGADEFVIADSDSDGDRAALVPPDTAVCESCLADIRDEDSRFTEYWATGCVDCGPRFAVTDGLPYDRRRTAFAPFPPCPDCRADLTDRTDRRYHAQTIACPACGPSLAIETDPGDRVEGTTALSRAADLLRDGQVVGIKGTGGCHLACLATDADAVGRLRRVLDRPAKPLATMAPSLSTVREFATVTERERAALTGRRRPIVLLDHDGPLWADHVAPGLHTVGVMLPYSGLHHLLFDRLPQVPLVVTSANRPGQPMATTAEELRSLDASDAALVHDRGIENRCDDSVLRVVGGDRRLVRRSRGFVPRALPRRVRPPDGSEVVALGARTDVTVALTRGDRVVPSQHVGTVDDPATAAFHRSATERLRDLLDVSPDVVAHDAHPDFETTAIAADRSERAVPVQHHHAHAASLLGEGDRSRSIVVAADGTGWGPEGVVRGGEVLDARLANSDRVGGLDRFPLPGGDRAVEEPARVAAGLLAGRDRERARSLLLSSGTVDTPQAARAVLRQATQGTNSPPTTSVGRFLDGVAALLGCCTRRRYQGEPAMRLESLARRGEPVAIASETFERDGQRLLDTYGLMARLAALTDARPDTDVAATAQRLVADGLAEIALHAARDRGVDAVGFTGGVAYNEAIDRRFRQRVRAAGFTYLSHDRVPPGDAGIAYGQALAASARLTR; translated from the coding sequence ATGCCCACGAACACGAACACTGACGCCGACTGTCCAGCGGAACCGGGACGGTCCTCGGAAGAACCGACGGCCGTCCATCTCACCGTCACCGGGACGGTCCAGGGCGTCGGCTTCCGTCCGTTCGTCGCCCGTACGGCGGCCGAGTACGGCCTGAGCGGGACCGTCCGGAACACCGACGCGGGGGTCCGGATCCGGTTCGAGGGGGACGAGCAGGCCGTCGAGGCGGCCGTCGACGCCGTCCGGACCGACCCGCCTCGCCTGGCCCGCATCGAGGAGGTCACCGTCGAGTCCGTCCCGCTCCGCGGGGCCGACGAGTTCGTGATCGCCGACTCGGACAGCGACGGCGACCGGGCGGCTCTGGTTCCGCCCGACACGGCCGTCTGTGAGTCCTGTCTCGCCGATATCCGTGACGAGGACTCGCGGTTCACCGAGTACTGGGCGACCGGCTGTGTCGACTGTGGGCCGCGGTTCGCCGTCACGGACGGACTACCGTACGACCGCCGGCGGACTGCGTTCGCGCCGTTTCCGCCGTGTCCTGACTGCCGGGCAGACCTCACTGACCGGACCGACCGGCGCTACCACGCACAGACGATCGCCTGTCCGGCCTGTGGCCCGTCCCTCGCCATAGAGACCGACCCCGGCGACCGGGTGGAGGGGACGACCGCGCTGTCCCGGGCCGCCGATCTCCTCCGGGACGGGCAGGTCGTCGGGATCAAGGGGACCGGTGGCTGTCACCTGGCCTGTCTCGCGACCGACGCCGACGCTGTCGGGCGGCTCCGACGGGTGCTCGACCGGCCGGCCAAGCCCCTCGCGACGATGGCGCCGTCGCTGTCGACGGTGCGGGAGTTCGCGACGGTCACCGAGCGCGAGCGGGCGGCGCTCACCGGGCGTCGGCGTCCGATCGTCCTCCTCGACCACGACGGGCCGCTGTGGGCCGACCACGTCGCGCCCGGCCTCCACACCGTCGGCGTCATGCTGCCATACAGCGGCCTCCATCACCTGCTGTTCGACCGCCTGCCCCAGGTACCGCTCGTGGTGACGAGCGCGAACCGGCCCGGGCAGCCGATGGCGACCACCGCCGAGGAACTCCGAAGCCTCGACGCGTCGGACGCCGCGCTCGTCCACGACCGCGGGATCGAGAACCGGTGTGACGACAGCGTCCTCCGGGTCGTCGGCGGCGACCGCCGGCTGGTTCGGCGATCCCGCGGGTTCGTCCCGCGGGCGCTCCCCCGCCGCGTTCGTCCGCCCGACGGGAGTGAGGTGGTGGCGCTCGGGGCCCGTACCGACGTGACCGTCGCGCTCACGCGCGGCGACCGGGTCGTCCCCTCCCAGCACGTCGGCACCGTCGACGACCCAGCGACTGCGGCCTTCCACCGCTCGGCGACCGAGCGGCTCCGGGACCTGCTCGACGTCTCCCCGGACGTGGTCGCCCACGACGCACACCCCGATTTCGAGACGACCGCCATCGCGGCCGACCGCTCCGAGCGCGCCGTCCCGGTCCAGCACCACCACGCCCACGCCGCCTCGTTGCTCGGGGAAGGCGACCGTTCCCGTTCGATCGTCGTCGCCGCCGACGGGACCGGCTGGGGACCCGAGGGGGTCGTCCGCGGTGGCGAGGTTCTCGACGCTCGACTGGCGAACAGCGACCGCGTCGGCGGACTCGACCGGTTCCCGCTGCCCGGGGGGGACCGAGCGGTCGAGGAACCGGCACGGGTCGCCGCGGGGCTGTTGGCCGGGCGCGACCGGGAGCGGGCCCGGTCGCTCCTGCTGTCGTCCGGGACCGTCGACACGCCCCAGGCCGCGAGGGCCGTCCTCCGGCAGGCGACCCAGGGGACCAACAGCCCGCCGACGACGAGCGTCGGCCGGTTCCTGGACGGCGTGGCGGCGCTGCTGGGCTGTTGTACCCGGCGCCGCTACCAGGGCGAGCCGGCGATGCGGCTAGAGTCGCTCGCGCGCCGTGGCGAACCGGTCGCGATAGCGTCGGAGACGTTCGAACGGGACGGCCAGCGCCTGCTCGACACCTACGGACTCATGGCGCGACTGGCGGCGCTGACCGACGCCCGTCCCGACACCGACGTCGCGGCGACCGCACAGCGACTCGTGGCCGACGGGCTCGCCGAGATCGCACTGCACGCCGCTCGCGATCGCGGCGTCGACGCCGTCGGGTTCACCGGCGGTGTGGCCTACAACGAGGCGATCGACCGACGGTTCCGACAGCGGGTGCGGGCAGCGGGGTTTACCTATCTGAGCCACGACCGAGTGCCGCCTGGCGACGCCGGGATCGCCTACGGCCAGGCCCTCGCGGCGAGCGCGCGGCTGACCCGCTGA
- a CDS encoding helix-turn-helix domain-containing protein — protein sequence MAAGLRVQLSVEAPSYCPLVTTAGESDAPITDITRTRGDGDTVAEEFQIPQSAADDVPDTADPVIDVGDRRIFRLERGQSADCICARVESFGYPVREVKAVDGELRLTFHLTDLEPLREIVADLSEFADRVEVNYLVHDEADDDSENPVVVDRSEMTDRQREVLETAVRMGYFEFPRAADGSAVADELGINDSTFAEHLRVAQAKLLENVVDA from the coding sequence ATGGCCGCCGGCCTCAGAGTTCAGCTATCGGTGGAGGCGCCGTCCTACTGTCCGCTGGTGACGACCGCCGGGGAAAGCGACGCTCCGATCACCGACATCACCCGGACACGCGGAGACGGGGACACCGTCGCCGAAGAGTTTCAGATCCCGCAGTCGGCGGCCGACGACGTGCCCGATACGGCGGACCCGGTCATAGACGTCGGCGACCGCCGGATATTCAGGCTGGAACGGGGGCAGTCGGCGGACTGTATCTGTGCCCGTGTCGAGAGCTTCGGCTATCCAGTCCGCGAAGTGAAAGCGGTCGACGGCGAACTGCGCTTGACGTTTCACCTGACCGACCTCGAACCGCTCCGGGAAATCGTCGCCGACCTCAGCGAGTTCGCCGATCGGGTGGAGGTGAACTACCTCGTCCACGACGAGGCCGACGACGACAGCGAGAACCCCGTCGTGGTCGACCGGAGCGAGATGACCGACCGCCAGCGGGAGGTCCTCGAGACGGCCGTTCGGATGGGATACTTCGAGTTCCCGCGCGCTGCGGACGGGTCCGCAGTCGCCGACGAACTGGGGATCAACGACTCGACGTTCGCCGAACACCTCCGGGTTGCACAGGCGAAGCTTCTGGAGAACGTCGTCGACGCCTGA